The following proteins come from a genomic window of Ictalurus furcatus strain D&B chromosome 26, Billie_1.0, whole genome shotgun sequence:
- the LOC128602231 gene encoding uncharacterized protein LOC128602231 yields MVICTTSGGSKRKPRFRQTSSGTSSLLMTVPLTIAQKRTCNAALTGFLVPAQTSVSPSAPRRLRSCISQPREALYRVQHHCQWSETENSDQVHLGSTLSQNATIDDEVNVRIARASSAFGRLYAMVWNRRGITIQTELKVYRAVVLPTLLYACETWTGYQRHARKLNHFHTSSLRKILAIKWQNKVPDTVVLNQAGLLSIFTILMMTQLCWAGRVIRMTDQRLPKRLLYGKLQQGQRCQEGQKKRFKDTLNASMKAFNINPASWVTDCIGS; encoded by the coding sequence ATGGTAATCTGTACAACCTCAGGAGGCTCCAAGCGAAAACCAAGGTTTCGACAGACATCATCAGGGACTTCCTCTTTGCTGATGACCGTGCCCTTAACAATAGCACAGAAACGGACATGCAACGCAGCGTTAACAGGTTTTCTAGTGCCTGCACAAACTTCGGTCTCACCATCAGCACCAAGAAGACTGAGGTCATGCATCAGCCAGCCCAGGGAAGCCCTATACAGAGTCCAACATCACTGTCAATGGTCAGAGACTGAAAACAGTGACCAAGTTCACCTCGGCAGCACGTTGTCACAAAATGCCACAATAGATGACGAAGTTAACGTCCGCATTGCGAGAGCCAGTTCAGCTTTCGGGAGATTGTATGCCATGGTTTGGAACCGAAGAGGCATCACCATCCAGACCGAGCTGAAAGTGTACAGGGCAGTTGTGCTCCCCACACTGCTGTATGCATGCGAAAcgtggacagggtaccaacgtCATGCCAGGAAACTGAACCATTTTCACACCAGCAGTCTCAGGAAAATCCTTGCAATCAAGTGGCAGAACAAAGTCCCAGACACTGTGGTTCTCAATCAAGCAGGCCTCCTAAGCATCTTCACCATCTTGATGATGACCCAGCTATGCTGGGCAGGACGTGTGATACGCATGACAGACCAACGTCTACCAAAAAGACTTCTCTATGGCAAGCTCCAGCAAGGTCAGCGTTGCCAAGAAGGCCAAAAGAAACGCTTCAAAGATACCCTCAATGCCTCAATGAAAGCATTTAACATCAATCCTGCCTCCTGGGTTACAGACTGCATTGGATCGTGA
- the LOC128602424 gene encoding interferon-induced protein 44-like produces the protein METCRNLLGIPVNHIFPVKNYHEEMDTDDDMDAVILKALDQIVSVACDALRKKTSLTSDLPQVIIMTKVDEACPLVKQDLRKVYTSKKIKEKMQECSNLLGIPLSNIFPVKNYHEEVDKNDDMDVLILKALDQIVNLANDALENQNPSEKSE, from the exons atGGAGACGTGCAGGAATCTGCTGGGTATTCCAGTGAACCACATCTTCCCTGTTAAAAACTACCATGAGGAGATGGACACAGACGATGACATGGATGCTGTGATTCTCAAAGCACTGGATCAGATCGTGAGCGTCGCCTGTGACGCACTGAGAAAAAAGACATCTCTGACCTCTG ATTTGCCTCAAGTTATCATCATGACAAAAGTGGATGAAGCCTGTCCACTGGTTAAACAGGACCTAAGAAAGGTCTACACCAGCAAGAAGATCAAAGAAAAG ATGCAGGAGTGTAGTAATCTGCTGGGTATTCCACTGAGCAACATCTTCCCTGTGAAGAACTACCACGAGGAGGTGGATAAGAACGATGACATGGATGTTCTGATCCTCAAGGCGCTCGATCAGATCGTGAATCTCGCCAACGATGCTCTGGAAAACCAAAACCCTAGTGAGAAATCTGAGtga